From a single Sphaerodactylus townsendi isolate TG3544 unplaced genomic scaffold, MPM_Stown_v2.3 scaffold_34, whole genome shotgun sequence genomic region:
- the LOC125425374 gene encoding probable G-protein coupled receptor 83 isoform X1 → MVRSSVRQTQDLLGFQGDLRPEGGWIFLLVHGQYILEERNHTDSLGKLMLRYPAANGTSFNWTDKWIVEWEKFAELAKYEPESQKPSVKAVLIVAYVVIIVMSLFGNSLVCHVVIKNKRMHSATSLFIVNLAVSDLMITLLNTPFTLVRFVSSTWVFGKTMCHLSRFAQYCSLHVSTLTLTAIALDRHQVILNPLKPRLSVTKGALSVSVIWGLAACFSLPHAVYQKLFQYNYREATIRHLCIPDFPEPAELVWKYLDLSTFLLLYLLPLLIITVTYTRLAKKLWLRNAIGDITTQQYVAHHKSKKKSIKMLVLVVVVFAICWLPLHCYVLLVSSLRIQTKNSLYFALHCFAMSSTCYNPFIYCWLNEGFRSELKALLAVCGKVPQTQDNRFPGLIMPYQEAWMEQARCKPTASLQSIRSTTNVETFNTDL, encoded by the exons ATGGTCCGATCCTCTGTGAGGCAGACTCAAgacctgcttggcttccaaggaGACCTCAGGCCGGAGGGCGGATGGATCTTTCTTCTTGTGCATGGACAGT ACATCCTGGAGGAGCGAAACCACACTGATTCTTTGGGCAAACTCATGTTACGCTACCCGGCTGCCAACGGGACATCTTTCAACTGGACAGACAAATGGATTGTGGAGTGGGAAAAGTTTGCTGAACTGGCCAAGTATGAACCAGAGTCGCAGAAGCCCTCAGTGAAGGCTGTCCTCATTGTGGCTTACGTGGTCATCATTGTAATGTCTCTCTTTGGGAACTCGCTGGTCTGCCATGTGGTGATCAAGAACAAGAGGATGCATTCGGCCACCAGCCTCTTCATTGTAAACTTGGCTGTCTCAGACCTCATGATCACCCTGCTCAACACACCCTTTACACTG GTTCGGTTTGTGAGCAGCACCTGGGTCTTTGGGAAGACCATGTGTCACCTCAGCCGCTTCGCGCAGTATTGCTCTCTCCACGTGTCCACCCTGACCCTGACAGCTATAGCTCTAGACCGACACCAG GTCATCCTGAACCCTCTGAAGCCCCGGCTCTCCGTGACAAAAGGAGCGCTGAGCGTTTCTGTCATCTGGGGGCTGGCTGCCTGCTTCTCGCTGCCCCATGCCGTCTACCAAAAGCTTTTCCAGTATAATTACAG GGAAGCGACTATCCGGCACTTGTGCATCCCTGATTTCCCAGAACCGGCAGAGCTGGTGTGGAAATACTTGGATCTttccaccttcctcctcctctacctctTGCCCCTCCTCATCATTACTGTCACTTACACACGACTGGCCAAGAAGCTGTGGTTGCGCAATGCCATTGGGGACATAACCACACAGCAATATGTTGCCCATCacaagagcaagaagaagagtatCAAGATGTTAgtattggtggtggtggtctttGCCATCTGCTGGCTCCCACTACATTGTTACGTGCTGCTTGTTTCCAGCCTGAGAATCCAAACCAAGAACTCACTTTATTTTGCTCTGCACTGCTTCGCCATGAGTAGCACATGCTACAATCCTTTCATCTACTGCTGGCTGAATGAAGGCTTCCGCTCGGAGCTCAAGGCTTTGCTTGCTGTGTGTGGGAAGGTGCCACAGACTCAGGACAACCGGTTTCCAGGGCTGATCATGCCATATCAGGAGGCATGGATGGAGCAGGCGAGGTGCAAGCCAACGGCTTCTTTACAGAGCATTCGATCCACCACCAATGTGGAAACATTCAACACCGATTTGTGA
- the LOC125425374 gene encoding probable G-protein coupled receptor 83 isoform X2 has protein sequence MLRYPAANGTSFNWTDKWIVEWEKFAELAKYEPESQKPSVKAVLIVAYVVIIVMSLFGNSLVCHVVIKNKRMHSATSLFIVNLAVSDLMITLLNTPFTLVRFVSSTWVFGKTMCHLSRFAQYCSLHVSTLTLTAIALDRHQVILNPLKPRLSVTKGALSVSVIWGLAACFSLPHAVYQKLFQYNYREATIRHLCIPDFPEPAELVWKYLDLSTFLLLYLLPLLIITVTYTRLAKKLWLRNAIGDITTQQYVAHHKSKKKSIKMLVLVVVVFAICWLPLHCYVLLVSSLRIQTKNSLYFALHCFAMSSTCYNPFIYCWLNEGFRSELKALLAVCGKVPQTQDNRFPGLIMPYQEAWMEQARCKPTASLQSIRSTTNVETFNTDL, from the exons ATGTTACGCTACCCGGCTGCCAACGGGACATCTTTCAACTGGACAGACAAATGGATTGTGGAGTGGGAAAAGTTTGCTGAACTGGCCAAGTATGAACCAGAGTCGCAGAAGCCCTCAGTGAAGGCTGTCCTCATTGTGGCTTACGTGGTCATCATTGTAATGTCTCTCTTTGGGAACTCGCTGGTCTGCCATGTGGTGATCAAGAACAAGAGGATGCATTCGGCCACCAGCCTCTTCATTGTAAACTTGGCTGTCTCAGACCTCATGATCACCCTGCTCAACACACCCTTTACACTG GTTCGGTTTGTGAGCAGCACCTGGGTCTTTGGGAAGACCATGTGTCACCTCAGCCGCTTCGCGCAGTATTGCTCTCTCCACGTGTCCACCCTGACCCTGACAGCTATAGCTCTAGACCGACACCAG GTCATCCTGAACCCTCTGAAGCCCCGGCTCTCCGTGACAAAAGGAGCGCTGAGCGTTTCTGTCATCTGGGGGCTGGCTGCCTGCTTCTCGCTGCCCCATGCCGTCTACCAAAAGCTTTTCCAGTATAATTACAG GGAAGCGACTATCCGGCACTTGTGCATCCCTGATTTCCCAGAACCGGCAGAGCTGGTGTGGAAATACTTGGATCTttccaccttcctcctcctctacctctTGCCCCTCCTCATCATTACTGTCACTTACACACGACTGGCCAAGAAGCTGTGGTTGCGCAATGCCATTGGGGACATAACCACACAGCAATATGTTGCCCATCacaagagcaagaagaagagtatCAAGATGTTAgtattggtggtggtggtctttGCCATCTGCTGGCTCCCACTACATTGTTACGTGCTGCTTGTTTCCAGCCTGAGAATCCAAACCAAGAACTCACTTTATTTTGCTCTGCACTGCTTCGCCATGAGTAGCACATGCTACAATCCTTTCATCTACTGCTGGCTGAATGAAGGCTTCCGCTCGGAGCTCAAGGCTTTGCTTGCTGTGTGTGGGAAGGTGCCACAGACTCAGGACAACCGGTTTCCAGGGCTGATCATGCCATATCAGGAGGCATGGATGGAGCAGGCGAGGTGCAAGCCAACGGCTTCTTTACAGAGCATTCGATCCACCACCAATGTGGAAACATTCAACACCGATTTGTGA